The uncultured Methanomethylovorans sp. genome contains a region encoding:
- a CDS encoding CDGSH iron-sulfur domain-containing protein, with protein sequence MTHAEKTVSHRKASVEISKNGPYIVKNMDNFINSQGVSLATQPVMALCRCGGSNNKPFCDGTHNSINFEDDKN encoded by the coding sequence ATGACTCATGCAGAAAAGACTGTATCTCACAGAAAAGCGTCCGTAGAGATAAGTAAAAATGGTCCTTATATAGTAAAGAATATGGATAATTTCATCAATTCACAAGGAGTTTCTTTAGCAACTCAGCCTGTAATGGCTTTGTGCAGATGCGGTGGATCCAATAACAAACCCTTCTGTGATGGCACACACAATTCTATCAATTTCGAAGATGATAAGAACTAG
- the rpsJ gene encoding 30S ribosomal protein S10, protein MAQKARIRLSGISPVHLDGVCDQVKAIAERTGVSISGPVPLPTKKLVVPTRKSPSGEGTATWDHWEMRVHKRLIDIAADERALRQLMRIQVPKDINIEIVLQN, encoded by the coding sequence ATGGCACAGAAGGCAAGAATTAGATTATCAGGGATTAGTCCAGTACATCTTGATGGTGTTTGCGATCAAGTAAAAGCGATCGCGGAGAGAACAGGAGTAAGCATATCAGGGCCTGTACCTCTGCCCACCAAGAAACTAGTAGTCCCTACGAGGAAGAGCCCCAGTGGCGAAGGAACCGCAACATGGGACCACTGGGAAATGAGAGTACATAAAAGATTGATAGATATCGCTGCCGATGAAAGGGCATTAAGGCAACTTATGCGCATTCAGGTACCGAAAGATATCAACATAGAGATTGTACTTCAGAACTAA
- the tuf gene encoding translation elongation factor EF-1 subunit alpha, with the protein MADKPHMNLAVIGHIDHGKSTLVGRLMFDTGAVPAHMIEKYKQEAKEKGKESFAFAWVMDSLKEERERGITIDIAHRRFDTDKFYFTVVDCPGHRDFVKNMITGASQADAAILVVAAPDGVMAQTREHIFLSRTLGINQLIIAVNKMDASKYSEERYKEVKEQVSQLLGMVGFKASEIPFIPTSAFEGDNIKTSPSANTPWYKGPSILDALNALKTPEKPDKLPLRIPVQDAYTISGIGTVPVGRVETGIMKKGDKVVFMPTGAGGEVKSIEMHHEEIPQAAPGDNIGWNVRGVGKADVRRGDVCGHTDNPPSVAEEFTAQIVVLQHPSAITIGYTPVFHCHTTQTACTLMSIDKKLDPKSGQVKEENPTFIKAGDAAIVTVRPTKPMCIEPVKTIPQLGRFAIRDMGMTIAAGMCMSVKQK; encoded by the coding sequence ATGGCTGACAAACCACACATGAACTTAGCAGTCATCGGTCATATTGACCACGGCAAATCTACACTTGTCGGAAGATTGATGTTCGATACTGGAGCAGTACCTGCACACATGATAGAGAAGTATAAGCAGGAAGCAAAAGAGAAAGGAAAAGAATCCTTCGCCTTTGCATGGGTTATGGACTCCCTTAAAGAAGAGAGAGAAAGAGGTATCACCATTGATATCGCCCACAGAAGGTTCGACACTGACAAATTCTATTTTACAGTCGTGGACTGCCCTGGACACCGTGACTTCGTTAAGAACATGATCACGGGCGCATCCCAGGCAGATGCAGCAATTCTCGTAGTAGCTGCACCTGACGGTGTAATGGCACAGACAAGAGAACACATATTCCTTTCCAGAACCCTTGGTATCAACCAGCTGATTATTGCCGTCAACAAGATGGACGCTTCAAAGTACAGCGAAGAAAGATATAAAGAAGTAAAGGAACAGGTCTCACAGTTACTCGGTATGGTCGGTTTCAAGGCATCTGAGATCCCATTCATCCCAACCTCTGCATTTGAGGGTGACAACATAAAGACATCCCCAAGCGCGAACACACCATGGTACAAGGGACCATCCATCCTTGATGCTCTTAACGCTCTTAAGACACCAGAGAAGCCAGACAAACTCCCACTTAGGATTCCAGTCCAGGACGCATACACCATTTCCGGTATTGGAACTGTCCCAGTAGGCAGAGTAGAAACCGGTATAATGAAAAAGGGCGACAAAGTGGTATTCATGCCAACCGGCGCAGGTGGAGAAGTAAAGTCCATCGAAATGCACCATGAAGAAATTCCACAGGCTGCACCAGGCGACAACATTGGCTGGAACGTAAGAGGTGTAGGAAAGGCTGATGTACGTAGAGGAGACGTATGCGGACACACTGACAACCCACCAAGCGTTGCTGAAGAGTTCACTGCACAGATTGTAGTACTCCAGCACCCATCGGCAATTACTATTGGATACACACCAGTATTCCACTGCCACACTACACAAACCGCATGTACTCTGATGTCAATAGACAAGAAGCTTGACCCCAAGTCTGGACAAGTCAAGGAAGAGAACCCAACCTTCATAAAGGCTGGGGATGCGGCAATTGTGACCGTCAGGCCGACAAAGCCAATGTGTATTGAACCAGTAAAAACCATTCCACAGCTTGGAAGGTTCGCCATCCGCGATATGGGAATGACCATTGCTGCCGGCATGTGCATGAGTGTCAAACAGAAATAA